A single genomic interval of Oryctolagus cuniculus chromosome 19, mOryCun1.1, whole genome shotgun sequence harbors:
- the RABGEF1 gene encoding rab5 GDP/GTP exchange factor isoform X3: MHYKRDLSIEEQSECTQDFYQNVAERMQTRGKVPPERVEKIMDQIEKYIMTRLYKYVFCPETTDDEKKDLTIQKRIRALHWVTPQMLCVPVNEEIPEVSDMVVKAITDIIEMDSKRVPRDKLACITRCSKHIFNAIKITKNEPASADDFLPTLIYIVLKGNPPRLQSNIQYITRFCNPSRLMTGEDGYYFTNLCCAVAFIEKLDAQSLNLSQEDFDRYMSGQTSPRKQESETWSPDACLGVKQMYKNLDLLSQLNERQERIMNEAKKLEKDLIDWTDGIAKEVQDIVEKYPLEIKPPNPPLAAIDSENVENDKLPPPLQPQVYAG, translated from the exons GATTTAAGCATTGAGGAACAGTCAGAGTGTACTCAGGATTTTTACCAGAATGTGGCTGAGAGAATGCAGACGCGTGGAAAAG TGCCCCCTGAGAGAGTTGAGAAGATAATGGACCAGATTGAAAAGTATATCATGACTCGTCTCTATAAATATGTGTTCTGTCCAGAAACTACTGATGATGAGAAGAAAGACCTCACTATTCAAAAGAGGATCCG agcCCTGCACTGGGTTACACCTCAGATGCTTTGTGTTCCTGTTAATGAAGAAATTCCAGAAGTGTCTGATATGGTGGTGAAAGCAATTACAG ATATCATTGAAATGGATTCAAAGCGTGTGCCCCGGGACAAGTTGGCTTGTATCACCAGGTGCAGCAAGCACATCTTCAATGCTATCAAGATCACCAAGAATGAGCCTGCGTCAGCTGATGACTTCTTGCCCACACTCATCTACATTGTTCTGAAGGGCAACCCACCACGCCTTCAGTCCAACATCCAGTATATCACCCGCTTCTGTAACCCAAGCCGACTGATGACGGGAGAGGACGGCTACTATTTCACCAATCTG TGCTGTGCTGTGGCTTTCATTGAGAAGTTAGATGCCCAGTCTTTGAATTTAAGTCAGGAGGATTTTGATCGTTACATGTCTGGCCAGACTTCTCCAAGGAAGCAAGAATCTGAGACTTGGTCTCCTGACGCTTGCTTAGGTGTTAAACAGATGTACAAGAACCTGGATCTCCTGTCTCAGTTGAATGAACGACAGGAAAGGATCATGAATGAAGCCAAGAAACTTGAAAAAGACCTAATAGATTGGACGGATGGAATTGCAAAAGAGGTTCAAGACATTGTTGAGAAGTATCCACTTGAAATTAAGCCCCCAAATCCACCATTAGCAGCTATTGACTCTGAAAATGTCGAAAATGATAAACTTCCTCCACCGTTGCAACCTCAAGTGTATGCAGGATGA
- the RABGEF1 gene encoding rab5 GDP/GTP exchange factor isoform X4 has product MQTRGKVPPERVEKIMDQIEKYIMTRLYKYVFCPETTDDEKKDLTIQKRIRALHWVTPQMLCVPVNEEIPEVSDMVVKAITDIIEMDSKRVPRDKLACITRCSKHIFNAIKITKNEPASADDFLPTLIYIVLKGNPPRLQSNIQYITRFCNPSRLMTGEDGYYFTNLCCAVAFIEKLDAQSLNLSQEDFDRYMSGQTSPRKQESETWSPDACLGVKQMYKNLDLLSQLNERQERIMNEAKKLEKDLIDWTDGIAKEVQDIVEKYPLEIKPPNPPLAAIDSENVENDKLPPPLQPQVYAG; this is encoded by the exons ATGCAGACGCGTGGAAAAG TGCCCCCTGAGAGAGTTGAGAAGATAATGGACCAGATTGAAAAGTATATCATGACTCGTCTCTATAAATATGTGTTCTGTCCAGAAACTACTGATGATGAGAAGAAAGACCTCACTATTCAAAAGAGGATCCG agcCCTGCACTGGGTTACACCTCAGATGCTTTGTGTTCCTGTTAATGAAGAAATTCCAGAAGTGTCTGATATGGTGGTGAAAGCAATTACAG ATATCATTGAAATGGATTCAAAGCGTGTGCCCCGGGACAAGTTGGCTTGTATCACCAGGTGCAGCAAGCACATCTTCAATGCTATCAAGATCACCAAGAATGAGCCTGCGTCAGCTGATGACTTCTTGCCCACACTCATCTACATTGTTCTGAAGGGCAACCCACCACGCCTTCAGTCCAACATCCAGTATATCACCCGCTTCTGTAACCCAAGCCGACTGATGACGGGAGAGGACGGCTACTATTTCACCAATCTG TGCTGTGCTGTGGCTTTCATTGAGAAGTTAGATGCCCAGTCTTTGAATTTAAGTCAGGAGGATTTTGATCGTTACATGTCTGGCCAGACTTCTCCAAGGAAGCAAGAATCTGAGACTTGGTCTCCTGACGCTTGCTTAGGTGTTAAACAGATGTACAAGAACCTGGATCTCCTGTCTCAGTTGAATGAACGACAGGAAAGGATCATGAATGAAGCCAAGAAACTTGAAAAAGACCTAATAGATTGGACGGATGGAATTGCAAAAGAGGTTCAAGACATTGTTGAGAAGTATCCACTTGAAATTAAGCCCCCAAATCCACCATTAGCAGCTATTGACTCTGAAAATGTCGAAAATGATAAACTTCCTCCACCGTTGCAACCTCAAGTGTATGCAGGATGA